One window of Mediterraneibacter butyricigenes genomic DNA carries:
- a CDS encoding IS1182 family transposase, with product MMAKNTDKKREQMLMFCMDDMVPQNHMLRLIDKAIDWTFIYDLVEDKYCLDNGRPSMDPLMLIKIPMIQYLYGIKSMRQTMKEIEVNVAYRWFLGLDMLDPVPHFSTFGKNYTRRFKDTDLFEQIFSKILEDCMKYKLVDTEQIFVDATHVKACANSKKMRKRVAREQTLWYEEELNKEIEKDRIAHDKKPLKDKKPPKPPQSGNGGVDSETAEEVVSKDVKTQKCSITDPESGWFHKGEHKHVFAYAVETACDKHGWILGYSVHPGNEHNSRTFKTLYDKLKIYQPEMIVADAGYKTPAIAHLLLEDGIKPLLPYKRPMTKDGFFKKYEYAYDEYYDCYICPENRVLTYHTTNRDGYREYKSCGLFCENCPQISQCTESKEHTKVIMRHVWEEYMEKAEDIRHGLGNKQIYQLRKETIERIFGTAKEQHGFRYTQYIGKARMEMKAGLTFACMNLKKLAKILELRDKIKSGISCIFKNESKYWLYNEKWCWE from the coding sequence ATGATGGCTAAAAATACAGATAAAAAAAGAGAACAAATGCTTATGTTTTGCATGGATGACATGGTTCCTCAAAACCATATGCTTCGTCTGATTGATAAAGCAATTGACTGGACATTTATCTATGACCTGGTTGAAGATAAATATTGTTTAGATAATGGTCGTCCAAGCATGGATCCGTTGATGCTGATAAAAATACCTATGATTCAATATCTCTATGGAATCAAAAGTATGAGACAGACAATGAAAGAGATCGAAGTCAATGTTGCTTACCGCTGGTTTCTTGGATTAGATATGCTGGATCCGGTCCCGCATTTTTCAACATTTGGAAAAAACTATACCCGCCGATTTAAAGATACGGATCTTTTTGAGCAGATCTTTTCGAAGATTCTTGAAGACTGTATGAAATATAAACTTGTTGACACAGAGCAGATATTTGTGGATGCAACGCATGTAAAAGCATGTGCCAACAGTAAAAAAATGAGAAAACGAGTTGCCCGTGAACAGACACTCTGGTACGAAGAAGAATTAAATAAAGAGATTGAGAAAGACCGGATTGCGCATGACAAAAAGCCGTTAAAAGATAAGAAACCGCCCAAACCTCCTCAGTCTGGAAATGGGGGTGTTGATTCCGAAACCGCAGAAGAAGTCGTTTCGAAGGATGTAAAAACACAAAAATGCAGTATCACTGATCCAGAAAGCGGATGGTTCCATAAAGGAGAACACAAACATGTTTTTGCTTATGCCGTAGAAACAGCTTGTGATAAGCATGGATGGATTCTTGGCTATAGTGTACATCCGGGGAACGAACACAACAGCAGAACATTCAAAACGCTGTATGATAAACTTAAGATATATCAACCAGAAATGATCGTTGCAGATGCCGGATACAAAACACCAGCAATTGCGCATTTATTATTAGAAGATGGAATTAAACCTTTATTGCCGTATAAACGTCCAATGACGAAAGATGGATTCTTCAAGAAATATGAGTACGCTTATGATGAGTATTATGATTGTTATATATGCCCTGAAAATAGAGTCCTGACCTATCACACCACTAACAGAGATGGGTATCGAGAATATAAAAGCTGTGGACTATTTTGCGAAAACTGTCCGCAGATATCCCAATGTACGGAAAGCAAAGAACATACCAAAGTGATCATGCGCCATGTATGGGAAGAATATATGGAAAAAGCAGAAGATATCAGGCACGGATTAGGAAATAAACAAATTTATCAGCTGAGGAAAGAAACCATAGAAAGAATCTTTGGAACAGCCAAAGAGCAGCATGGTTTTCGATATACGCAATACATAGGAAAAGCACGGATGGAAATGAAAGCCGGGCTTACCTTTGCGTGCATGAATTTGAAAAAACTGGCAAAGATACTGGAACTCAGAGATAAGATTAAGTCTGGTATTTCTTGTATTTTTAAGAATGAGTCGAAATATTGGTTGTATAATGAGAAATGGTGCTGGGAATGA